A portion of the Gadus macrocephalus chromosome 10, ASM3116895v1 genome contains these proteins:
- the ttc9c gene encoding tetratricopeptide repeat protein 9C, translating to MEASGGRESPEPSGAAAAVASFSGLLPKSKLSAAQLDAQLQDAVRLKAEGNGFYRGRRVRSAIGSYHRALLLLRSLDSDVTAGIKGFGTEVPVLTPAQDELLRDTQVDCYNNLAACLLQKQSVDYTRVQEYSLRVLQRRPEDPKALYRAGVATLELGDAHSAKQYLTKACRGQPNDANVKKYLLKVDEKLKSELQKEKAMYRGMFSSSSKGEESS from the exons ATGGAGGCCtcaggaggaagggagagtccGGAACCATCCGGAGCAGCAGCGGCAGTAGCCAGCTTCTCCGGCCTCCTCCCCAAATCCAAGCTCAGCGCCGCACAGCTGGATGCCCAGCTGCAGGACGCAGTCCGCCTCAAAGCCGAGGGGAACGGCTTCTACCGGGGGAGGAGGGTCCGCTCGGCCATCGGCTCGTACCACcgggcgctgctgctgctgaggagcCTGGACTCGGATGTCACCGCAGGGATCAAAGGCTTTGGGACGGAGGTGCCCGTCCTGACGCCGGCACAGGACGAGCTGCTGAGGGACACGCAGGTGGACTGCTACAATAACCTGGCAG CATGTTTGCTCCAGAAACAAAGTGTGGATTACACCCGTGTCCAAGAGTACAGCCTGCGCGTGTTGCAGAGACGACCGGAGGaccccaaagcgctttacagggCTGGGGTCGCCACGCTGGAGCTGGGCGATGCACACTCTGCCAAGCAGTACCTCACCaaggcctgcagggggcagccTAACG ATGCAAATGTGAAGAAGTACCTGCTGAAGGTAGATGAGAAGCTAAAGTCAGAGCTACAGAAGGAGAAGGCGATGTACCGGGGAatgttctcctccagctccaagGGGGAAGAGTCAAGTTAG
- the si:ch211-168f7.5 gene encoding nascent polypeptide-associated complex subunit alpha, muscle-specific form encodes MAGRSSCVTSLWSGTERVRIGERLKATLAGVLELELLRCKHLDLVDGALEVSTAAAGTVTVHPGPEGNTGNLDGASATDLDQCSAATSRRQQTCSPTEVISPPCQGPLLEKGGIQGDGPVHCKTGGFGSSRWSNLSWDASSELLSPPTLDSNSMIQMDSDSRPSSGFYSVSGSSLSDSCYSVSSEAAPGLPPKPPRHGGEQPAPSAPGQQPTVPGERPPVPGDPPPVPGEPSVPRWAEGAGCGPQPASEQSVPGETDVAGRGFVSGDFETAGLSFLSDLCSSLSDPQTSTLVSLLDPLSSSSSPHLRAQLDPHYCTDLVSRRTKEVYCYPSPLHAVALQSPLFTPQGHESSASTSPEGPPLEDPPASDPDPVSPTGPGPPSPPSLTQLEQYISRLAHQYRSRSSASTLDLAQGSCSGAAANSALRTPSKGHGSTQSLSAFESRAAPSPKPLGGSATPCKSLMGNSAKVSLSSAGKRASRNSINLGNLPSATGEDVNINLNLNLSLNLPPGVGAGLGLVEKTKDGSAGALRTDLSKEAAASTSATSLTSSSTATPGLRARSRISTCPSTLSHRSSLEVASGAGATPPFGSQNFCRSLDWSSSAPPGAGLGVPTGSAPGSQRSSLTQDLGSSSLLAEDSAMVEEIVRLSGLSRAVVVGLMEQGVELDVECFQVEPGTRPRSQGHAPGYPYRLAPQDHPHPWAKMRCTSVDSELTPPRPMQLSLSVTHSPQSHSGLTPPLPHSPRSQASLTPPLSHANSPLHPYPPAQAPALHYPPSHCNYQQGPGPSDLPSSTASSPASRPLPRGHSPPRPLQPSPLGSTPLSVFRRDAPSQCSLPRGSASAPAPAVRPRGGSLRQNAEAAGGGGGWRRSEGEGLYRGRHASRELVRASPVSSYAHRDNYGSTWGEDERGEDEPRPREASAPKRTSGRLWRGWDGRLWGRESDDDREEVDRAEYGYGWSRSGSWRRECRRGQPMTGSCKEKRPTVDSSPSSSSAAAKGKGGWEKRSSSLRLSRTLFRSESQGLLVPRARRQEPLRATPWVSSLDVARARLQLEPEDGVRPLDGDGDKRLSSTASLFNLSRSQSLEGSCQSLSPPLSSPSFSPSPPPRTLQRSRSLRDLGKRMFGSMRSLSLKKRSAKK; translated from the exons aCTTGCTCTCCCACCGAGGTCATATCCCCCCCCTGTCAGGGACCCCTACTGGAGAAGGGGGGTATCCAAGGCGATGGGCCAGTTCATTGCAAAACCGGGGGGTTTGGTAGCTCAAGGTGGTCCAATCTGTCCTGGGATGCCTCCTCTGAGCTGCTGTCCCCCCCCACTCTGGACTCTAATAGTATGATCCAGATGGACAGTGACTCCAGACCAAGCTCAG gttTCTACTCGGTCAGCGGCAGCTCTCTGTCGGACTCCTGCTACTCGGTGTCCAGCGAGGCGGCGCCGGGGCTGCCGCCCAAGCCCCCCAGGCACGGGGGCGAGCAGCCTGCTCCCTCGGCCCCTGGGCAGCAGCCCACTGTCCCCGGGGAACGGCCCCCGGTCCCTGGAGACCCGCCCCCTGTCCCCGGGGAGCCCAGCGTCCCCCGGTGGGCGGAGGGCGCGGGGTGCGGCCCGCAGCCCGCCTCGGAGCAGAGCGTCCCCGGGGAGACGGACGTGGCGGGGAGGGGGTTCGTCTCAG GGGACTTTGAGACAGCCGGCCTGAGCTTCTTATCCGACCTTTGCTCATCGCTGAGCGACCCTCAGACGTCTACCCTGGTCTCCCTCCttgaccccctctcctcctcttcctcccctcacctgAGGGCTCAACTGGACCCGCACTACTGCACAGACCTGGTGTCCCGACGCACCAAGGAGGTGTACTGCTACCCCAGCCCGCTGCACGCTGTGGCCCTCCAGAGCCCCCTCTTCACCCCGCAGGGCCACGAGTCCTCGGCCTCGACTAGCCCCGAAGGCCCCCCGCTGGAGGACCCCCCGGCCTCGGACCCAGACCCCGTCTCCCCCACGGGCCCGGGACCGCCCAgcccaccctccctcacccagcTGGAGCAGTACATCTCCCGGCTGGCTCACCAGTACCGCAGCcgctcctccgcctccaccttgGACCTCGCCCAGGGGTCCTGCTCCGGCGCCGCGGCCAACAGCGCCCTGCGCACTCCGAGCAAGGGCCACGGCTCCACGCAGTCCCTTTCGGCCTTCGAGAGCCGCGCGGCGCCCTCCCCCAAGCCACTGGGGGGCAGCGCGACGCCCTGCAAGTCCCTGATGGGGAACTCGGCCAAGGTCAGCCTCAGCAGCGCCGGCAAGAGGGCCAGCAGGAACTCCATCAACCTGGGGAACCTCCCCTCGGCCACGGGGGAAGACGTGAACATTAACCTCAACCTCAACCTCAGCCTCAACCTGCCCCCCGGCGTGGGGGCCGGCCTGGGGCTGGTGGAGAAGACCAAGGACGGCAGCGCCGGGGCGTTGAGGACCGACCTCTCCAAGGAGGCCGCCGCCTCCACCTCGGCGACCTCCCTGACGTCGTCGTCGACGGCGACCCCGGGGCTTAGAGCGCGCTCCCGCATCTCCACCTGCCCCTCCACCCTGAGCCACCGCAGCTCCCTGGAGGTAGCGTCGGGGGCCGGAGCGACCCCCCCGTTTGGATCGCAGAACTTCTGCCGTTCGCTGGACTGGAGCAGCAGCGCCCCACCGGGGGCCGGGCTGGGGGTCCCCACCGGGTCGGCCCCGGGGTCCCAGCGCAGCAGCCTCACCCAGGACCTGGGCTCCAGCTCCCTGCTGGCGGAGgactcggccatggtggaggagATCGTGCGCCTCTCGGGCCTGTCCCGGGCCgtggtggtggggctgatgGAGCAGGGGGTGGAGCTGGACGTGGAATGCTTCCAGGTGGAGCCCGGGACCCGGCCCAGGAGCCAGGGCCACGCGCCGGGGTACCCGTACCGCCTGGCCCCCCaggaccacccccacccctgggCCAAGATGCGCTGCACCTCGGTGGACTCGGAGCTCACTCCGCCGCGGCCCATGCAGCTGTCGCTCAGCGTCACGCACTCCCCACAGTCTCACTCTGGTCTCACTCCCCCGCTGCCTCACTCCCCGCGGTCACAGGCCAGTCTcaccccgcccctctcccacGCCAACAGCCCCCTACACCCGTACCCCCCGGCCCAGGCGCCTGCCCTGCACTACCCGCCCTCCCACTGTAACTACCAGCAGGGCCCCGGCCCCTCCGACCTGCCGTCatccaccgcctcctccccgGCCTCCCGGCCCCTCCCCAGGGGCCACTCCCCTCCCCGCCCTCTCCAGCCGTCCCCCTTaggctccacccccctctccgtGTTCCGGCGGGACGCCCCGTCCCAGTGCTCCCTGCCCCGCGGCAGCGCCAGCGCCCCGGCCCCCGCCGTCCGGCCGAGGGGCGGGTCCCTCCGTCAGAACGCAGAggccgcgggggggggcggcggctggAGGCGGTCCGAGGGAGAAGGCCTCTACAGAGGGAGGCACGCGTCCCGGGAGCTGGTCCGGGCGTCGCCGGTGAGCAGCTACGCCCACCGGGACAACTACGGCTCCACCTGGGGGgaggacgagcgaggagaggacGAGCCCCGGCCCAGGGAGGCCTCCGCGCCCAAGAGGACGTCGGGCCGCCTCTGGAGGGGCTGGGACGGGCGCCTCTGGGGCAGAGAGTCGGACGACGACCGGGAGGAGGTGGACAGGGCGGAGTACGGGTACGGCTGGAGCCGgagcgggagctggaggagggagtGTCGGAGGGGGCAGCCCATGACGGGGAGCTGTAAGGAGAAGAGGCCCACGGTGGACagctcccccagctcctcctccgccgccgccaagGGCAAAGGCGGCTGGGAGAAGAGGAGCTCCAGCCTGAGGCTCTCCAGGACTCTGTTCCGCAGCGAGTCCCAGGGCTTGCTGGTGCCCCGGGCGCGGCGCCAGGAGCCGCTGAGGGCCACACCCTGGGTGTCCTCCCTGGACGTAGCGCGGGCCCGGCTGCAGCTGGAGCCGGAGGACGGCGTGAGGCCgctggacggggacggggaTAAACGCCTGTCCTCCACCGCCAGCCTCTTCAACCTCTCCCGGTCCCAGAGCCTGGAGGGCAGCTGCCAGTCCCTCTCaccgcccctctcctccccttccttctcGCCGTCACCCCCGCCCCGGACCCTCCAGCGGTCCAGGTCGCTGAGGGACCTCGGGAAGAGAATGTTTGGCTCCATGAGGTCCTTGAGCCTCAAGAAGAGATCGGCAAAGAAGTGA